From one Syngnathoides biaculeatus isolate LvHL_M chromosome 12, ASM1980259v1, whole genome shotgun sequence genomic stretch:
- the slc18a3a gene encoding probable vesicular acetylcholine transporter-A, with the protein MEPEESGAREAPNLAQMAASKLSRIGDRSKRLGSAMQEPARQRRIVLVIVCVVLLLDNMLYMVIVPIIPDYLEGMRQGQGGQASPAPGNGSERGAAHGGDFDMQVGVLFASKAIVQLLVNPLSGTFIDWVGYDIPLVIGLGIMFLSTLGFALAENYVTLLLARGMQGIGSAFADTSGIALIADRYTEEAERSRSLGIALAFISFGSLVAPPFGGILYQFAGKRVPFLILAAVCLADGLMCLAVLKPFADRERANMPVGTPIWRLMADPYIAVVAGALTICNIPLAFLEPTLATWMEKTMNSSNWEMGMTWFPAFFPHVLGVFLTVKLAAKYPHLQWFYGAVGMVFIGASSCTVPACKNFGELMVPLCGICFGIAFVDTALLPTLAFLVDVRHVSVYGSVYAIADISYCVAYAMGPVAAGKIVHDLGFAQLNLGMGLANVLYAPALLLLKNVAGMRPSYSERNMLLEDGPAGLYESVKEEERQKKRKGLSAAADDGAVETFVRRSFSESSGGESA; encoded by the coding sequence aTGGAGCCGGAGGAAAGCGGGGCGCGAGAAGCCCCCAACCTGGCGCAGATGGCCGCCTCCAAACTCAGCCGGATCGGGGACAGGAGCAAGCGGCTGGGCAGCGCCATGCAGGAGCCGGCCCGCCAGAGGCGGATCGTCCTGGTCATCGTGTGCGTGGTGCTGCTCCTGGACAACATGCTCTACATGGTCATCGTGCCCATCATCCCGGACTACCTCGAGGGGATGCGCCAGGGGCAAGGCGGGCAAGCCTCCCCCGCCCCGGGCAACGGCAGCGAGCGGGGAGCGGCGCACGGGGGCGACTTCGACATGCAGGTCGGAGTCCTGTTCGCCTCCAAGGCCATCGTGCAACTGCTCGTCAACCCGCTGAGCGGCACCTTCATCGACTGGGTGGGCTACGACATCCCGCTGGTCATCGGCCTGGGCATCATGTTCCTGTCCACGCTGGGCTTCGCCCTGGCCGAGAACTACGTCACGCTGCTGCTGGCGCGCGGCATGCAGGGCATCGGCTCGGCCTTCGCCGACACGTCGGGCATCGCGCTGATCGCCGACCGCTACACGGAGGAGGCCGAGCGCAGCCGCTCGCTGGGCATCGCGCTGGCCTTCATCTCCTTCGGGAGTCTGGTGGCGCCCCCCTTCGGCGGGATCTTGTACCAGTTCGCCGGCAAGCGGGTGCCCTTCCTCATCCTGGCCGCCGTGTGCCTGGCCGACGGGCTCATGTGCCTGGCGGTCCTCAAGCCCTTCGCCGACCGCGAGCGGGCCAACATGCCGGTGGGCACGCCCATCTGGCGGCTCATGGCCGACCCGTACATCGCGGTGGTGGCCGGGGCGCTGACCATCTGCAACATCCCGCTGGCCTTCCTGGAGCCCACGCTGGCCACGTGGATGGAGAAGACCATGAACTCCAGCAACTGGGAGATGGGCATGACCTGGTTCCCCGCCTTCTTCCCGCACGTGCTGGGGGTCTTCCTGACGGTCAAGCTGGCCGCCAAGTACCCGCACCTGCAGTGGTTCTACGGGGCCGTGGGCATGGTGTTCATCGGGGCCAGCTCGTGCACGGTGCCGGCGTGCAAGAACTTCGGGGAGCTGATGGTGCCGCTGTGCGGGATCTGCTTCGGCATCGCCTTCGTGGACACGGCGCTGCTGCCCACGCTGGCCTTCCTGGTGGACGTGCGCCACGTGTCCGTCTACGGCAGCGTGTACGCCATCGCGGACATCTCCTACTGCGTGGCCTACGCCATGGGGCCCGTGGCGGCCGGCAAGATCGTGCACGACCTGGGCTTCGCGCAGCTCAACCTGGGCATGGGCCTGGCCAACGTGCTGTACGCGCCCGCGCTGCTGCTGCTCAAGAACGTGGCCGGCATGAGGCCGTCGTACTCGGAGAGGAACATGCTGCTGGAGGACGGCCCGGCGGGACTGTACGAGTCCGtcaaggaggaggagaggcagaagaagaggaaaggcCTGAGCGCCGCCGCGGACGACGGCGCCGTCGAGACCTTCGTGCGCCGCTCCTTCTCCGAGTCCTCGGGTGGCGAGTCCGCCTGA